From Alosa sapidissima isolate fAloSap1 chromosome 2, fAloSap1.pri, whole genome shotgun sequence, one genomic window encodes:
- the LOC121703917 gene encoding histamine N-methyltransferase-like, whose translation MASPFRSLIEDENRYNKSFQLFLERSSEHQCMQEFIHGVLPEIFTKIGKGKSSLNVLGVGSGAGQMDLQMFSQMRLKLPGITVINEVVEPSGDMLFKYKVLVQKTPNLEYINFTWNKMTASEFESHWKESKLDKKFDFIHMIQMLYYVKDPEATVSFFRSLLSENGKLVIILVAGQSGWGRLWRTYRAQLCNTEISQCVTTGDIKTFLDTKGIPYKNYVLPSQMDITECFTEGDEKGQLLLDFLTEVIDFSKNASPELRAGVLALLRHPDCSKEEDGKVLFNNNLEVLVMDP comes from the exons ATGGCATCACCCTTTCGAAGCTTGATAGAAGATGAGAATAGATACAACAAGTCATTCCAACTGTTTCTGGAGCGTTCCTCTGAACATCAGTGCATGCAAGAATTCATCCACGGGGTTTTGCCTGAGATCTTTACAAA AATTGGAAAAGGAAAAAGCAGTCTCAATGTCTTAGGTGTGGGCAGCGGAGCAG GTCAGATGGACCTGCAGATGTTCTCTCAGATGCGTCTGAAGCTTCCGGGCATCACAGTAATCAACGAGGTGGTGGAGCCCAGTGGAGACATGCTCTTCAAGTACAAGG TGTTGGTACAAAAAACACCCAACCTTGAGTATATAAACTTCACATGGAATAAGATGACTGCATCTGAATTCGAGAGCCACTGGAAAGAGAGCAAGCTGGACAAGAAGTTTGACTTCATTCACATGATACAG ATGCTGTATTACGTCAAAGATCCTGAAGCAACTGTCTCATTCTTTAGGAGTTTACTGAGTGAGAATGGGAAGCTTGTGATCATTCTAGTGGCTG GCCAAAGCGGATGGGGAAGGCTCTGGAGGACGTACAGAGCCCAGCTCTGCAACACCGAGATCAGTCAGTGCGTCACCACCGGGGATATCAAAACCTTCCTGGATACCAAGGGCATTCCATACAAAAACTATGTGCTCCCGTCCCAAATGGACATCACCGAGTGCTTCACAGAGGGTGATGAGAAGGGCCAGCTGCTACTGGACTTCCTGACCGAGGTCATTGACTTCAGTAAGAACGCCTCTCCAGAGCTCAGAGCAGGCGTGTTGGCTCTGCTGCGCCACCCTGACTGCAGCAAAGAGGAGGATGGGAAAGTCTTATTCAACAACAACCTTGAAGTGTTAGTCATGGATCCCTAG